A single genomic interval of Candidatus Dadabacteria bacterium harbors:
- a CDS encoding autotransporter outer membrane beta-barrel domain-containing protein, which translates to MPEIRKGFSIFFLQAFTTKFFHRLAAFAAALFLLCPEAEAVVVRPDIPVTENLIQTGNAADELVIDNLDVFEEGVFADFGGGTDTVILTTNGSYNASRIRPGGRFRNFERVMLSVGDDAWTISVQDLALERIDAFSGTDGLILGDGDHDASDIGANRQYRNFEFANLSAGNNVWTATDADTSLQWIDALGGADTVALGNVSGNAADIGANRRYRGFERATLSDGDDEWEFTDGDAGLREIDALAGTDLLVFGDGNHNSEGYRNFERARLSDNDNTWTVTDGDADFEYIDALDGGGDTLAFENAAARSAREIGGARLYRNFERASLSDGDDSWSVTENDDELTAIDAGGGTADTLEGMIADAGDDGVFNASDSNFSAGDITAKYQNFEQVAVGTSDGSDTWTAGAADTTKTWEWISGRDGFDTLNLGDGDHDASDIGANRFYRNFERALLSAGGNIWTVTDGDADLERIEALAGTDTVVFGDGNHTMTRKYRGFEFANLSAGDNVWTATEVDKGLVAINALGGTDTLVLGDGGHNAADIGANRLYRNFENAELSAGSNTWTITGGDTGLTAIDALAGTDTLVLGDGGHSAAGAGIGGKYRNFESAELSAGNNSWSVGAGDDELEIIDALGGTDTLALGGGSHNAADIGAERKYRNFESANLSASADIWTITDDDAALQSIDAGGGSDTLEDGLADIGRDGIFNASDSDFSSGDPGTGDYRKYLNFERVAVGTSDGSDTWTVNSADDTAKGWRWINARGGTDTLAFGDGNHSAANAGAARFYRNFERAELSDGDGAWSAGAEDDELEIIDALGGTDTLSLGDGGHNAANIGAEGKYRNFERAELSDGDNSWEFTDGDAGLAEIDALGGTDTLTFGTGHHNSGRYRNFEFANLSAGDDIWSVTAGDAQFDSVNAGGGTDTLEDLLSDSERDGIFNASDSSFSPGDIGSGDYANYARFNQVAVGTGSGNEVWTVNPPVDTAKNWQWVSGRDGVDTLAFGDGDHSAANVGAGEFYRNFERATLSDGDNIWSVTGGEGGLETIDALGGTDTLAFGAGNHDGSALARYSNFERATLSDGNDRWAAGANDSDLMLIDAMGGDDVLAFGTGHHNSVGYANFERAALSDGDDAWSVTEGDDAFVRIEALGGTDTLEDFIADGGDDGIFNASDSDFSANQVFSGNYAKYRNFERVAIGTTNGADSWTANAADDTGKGWQWVNAREGKDTLLLGSGNHSSLAIGANRFYRNFERAELSAGNNTWFAGAGDAGLEEIDALDGTDLLSFGAGSHSAAEIGMSRKYQNFERAELSAGNNVWSVTAGEGSSGLEWIDALGGTDTIVFGNGSHDAQDIGNNLFYRNFERAELSAGNNSWTVGGEDDGLVSIDALGGADTLEFGDGNHEMTAKYAGFEFANLSAGENIWTVTGLDGRLEYVNAMAGTDTLAFGNGDHSAANVGADGKYRQFERAELSAGNNVWTVTGRDTGLAEIDALGGTDTLEDLIADAGGDGIFNASDSVFSSSDPGTGAYTRYQNFNQVAVGTGSGNEVWTVDRSADAAKDWQWVSGRNGVDTLAFGDGDHSAADVGAGEFYRNFERATLSGGDNIWSVTVGEGGLETIDALGGTDTLAFGAGNHDGSALARYSNFERATLSGGDDSWAAGANDSDLTYIDALGGEDALILGSGDHDAANIGTGKRYRNFQRAELSAGDNVWSATAGEGGLMWIDALNGADTIVFENGNHDARNIGNDRLYRNFERVRLSGAENGDWWTVTARDSGIEHVDAMGGNRDTIVLGGNTDNYGQVHIRGKYAHFERVRLSDTANVWTVRGTDENLEYIDALGGTDTLEFTQGRGTASDTGDNARYRGFENARLSGFDDSWERTDGDIDLTEIDALGGTDFLEDQLPDTGDGIFNASDSDFSESDLGGGDYAKYQNFERVAVGTTNGDDLWTASNDDFGKDWAWINAREGYDTLSLGDGNHDASNIGARRFYRNFERAGLSTESNTWTITENDSGIDEIDALGGFDTLEFGNGSHDGSVLERYRNFERARLSAIEDVWTVSAADSGLSYIDALAGTDVLRFEQLNPAGRVLGGNHSAVNIGAEARYRNFERVQLGGGQDSWTITERDSNVDFVDARGGPDTLIFGDGNHSAANVGANMFYRNFEVAALSVGNNEWTANAADERGLVAIDALDAGDGSDSDTLLLGDGNHSAANIGANALYRNFERVEMSAGNNAWFVSGGDTELLSINALGGVDTLEDLLADAGGDGIFNASDSSFSPGDIGSGDYANYANFEQVAVGTGNGDDTWTVNSAADMNAMNGWRWINARGGTDTLSFGNGNHSAANVGAERFYRNFERASLSDTDNRWEVAGGEDGLIEINGRAGEDAIVFGDGDHGGNALARYTNFENALLSGGVNTWEVAGDEGDHVDYVDGLGGTDTMLFDVGANSFMSFNGENVGDTELYRNFESLRKTGEGTLFVQRPLNLESGGDVRIDEGAVAFSINIETASGMETGANSGAITADAIHAGPNAAIAVGDFDVVRFSHINDSAITLFTGDTANTESANFSDPGLFTDIVVRPDNILLALDSEEGAREEIEERFENDNSRELLVAVHRALRNRRVETGSDVGGVVSQLDGRTVLEGAVRSLVPSEHAGVNYEIIDLQRVLFDSIEEKAVEAVRLMPWDERSENDTHRVFASGFEKTSSGGLYKTGSRGYSAGVYRALFDSKMGVGISGAATFLETRRERVTEKTSGFHGALYSNYESGGLSLRAVLAAGTHEYDSERSSALLSLGETITGKTDILVYGGRVSAGLEILRNLPVRIKPDISFTLSQVSADGYSENGGMNISFGRSTMTSAEAGARINAAFNPLKAGLRTIVQPEIEAGVYYDFAAADEENVAASMLGADYTVLRPQTADDIRYFVGGKLILSDHRNLAFRVGYRVDFWNGMRSYIGSGQFHIRF; encoded by the coding sequence TTGCCCGAAATACGGAAGGGTTTTTCCATCTTCTTCTTGCAGGCATTCACAACAAAATTTTTCCATCGGCTCGCGGCGTTTGCCGCCGCCCTGTTCTTGCTGTGCCCGGAGGCGGAAGCCGTTGTCGTAAGGCCGGACATTCCGGTTACGGAAAACCTGATTCAGACCGGAAATGCGGCGGACGAACTCGTCATTGACAACCTTGATGTTTTTGAGGAGGGAGTTTTTGCGGACTTCGGCGGCGGCACGGACACCGTAATTCTGACAACAAACGGCTCTTACAACGCGAGCCGGATAAGACCCGGCGGGCGGTTTCGCAACTTTGAGAGGGTGATGCTTTCCGTCGGAGATGACGCGTGGACAATCAGCGTGCAGGACCTTGCCCTTGAACGGATAGACGCATTCAGCGGCACGGACGGCCTCATACTCGGAGACGGCGACCATGACGCCTCGGACATCGGCGCGAACAGGCAATACAGAAACTTTGAGTTTGCAAACCTTTCCGCCGGAAACAATGTGTGGACGGCAACGGACGCGGACACGTCTCTTCAGTGGATAGACGCGCTGGGCGGAGCGGACACCGTTGCTCTCGGAAACGTGAGCGGGAATGCGGCGGACATCGGCGCAAACAGACGATACAGGGGCTTTGAGCGCGCCACCCTCTCCGACGGCGATGACGAGTGGGAATTCACGGACGGAGATGCGGGGCTTCGGGAGATAGACGCGCTTGCCGGAACCGACCTGCTTGTGTTCGGAGACGGCAACCACAACTCGGAGGGTTACAGAAACTTTGAGCGCGCCCGGCTGTCGGACAACGACAATACATGGACGGTAACGGACGGGGACGCCGATTTTGAATACATAGACGCGCTGGACGGCGGCGGCGACACGCTCGCCTTTGAAAACGCGGCCGCAAGAAGCGCAAGGGAAATCGGCGGCGCGAGGCTGTACAGAAACTTTGAGCGCGCCTCGCTGTCGGACGGGGATGACTCATGGTCTGTTACGGAAAACGACGATGAACTCACGGCGATAGACGCGGGCGGCGGAACCGCCGATACGCTGGAGGGCATGATAGCGGACGCCGGGGATGACGGCGTATTCAACGCCTCGGACTCTAACTTTTCGGCGGGCGACATCACGGCAAAATACCAGAACTTTGAGCAGGTTGCGGTCGGAACATCTGACGGGAGCGACACATGGACGGCGGGCGCGGCGGACACAACCAAGACTTGGGAGTGGATAAGCGGAAGGGACGGTTTTGACACGCTCAATCTCGGAGACGGCGACCATGACGCCTCGGACATCGGCGCGAACAGATTCTACAGAAACTTTGAGCGCGCCCTGCTTTCGGCGGGCGGCAACATCTGGACGGTTACGGACGGAGACGCCGACCTTGAGCGCATAGAAGCGCTCGCTGGAACGGACACGGTTGTCTTCGGAGACGGAAATCACACAATGACCAGAAAATACAGGGGCTTTGAGTTCGCAAACCTTTCCGCCGGAGACAATGTCTGGACCGCCACGGAGGTGGACAAAGGTCTTGTGGCGATAAACGCGCTCGGCGGAACGGACACCCTTGTTCTCGGAGACGGCGGCCACAACGCGGCGGACATCGGCGCGAACAGACTGTACAGGAACTTTGAAAACGCCGAACTGTCCGCCGGAAGCAATACGTGGACAATTACGGGCGGAGACACCGGCCTTACGGCGATAGACGCCCTTGCCGGAACGGACACCCTTGTTTTGGGAGACGGCGGACACAGCGCGGCGGGCGCGGGGATTGGCGGAAAATATAGAAACTTTGAGAGCGCGGAACTGTCTGCGGGAAACAACTCGTGGTCTGTCGGCGCGGGAGATGATGAACTTGAAATCATTGACGCGCTCGGCGGAACGGACACCCTCGCGCTGGGAGGGGGAAGCCACAACGCGGCAGACATCGGCGCGGAAAGAAAATACAGAAACTTTGAGAGCGCAAACCTGTCGGCAAGCGCCGACATCTGGACAATCACGGACGATGATGCGGCGCTTCAGTCAATAGATGCCGGCGGCGGAAGCGACACACTGGAAGACGGGCTCGCCGACATCGGGAGAGACGGCATTTTCAACGCCTCGGACTCGGACTTCTCAAGCGGCGACCCCGGAACGGGCGATTACCGGAAATACCTGAACTTTGAGCGGGTGGCGGTCGGAACATCCGACGGGAGCGACACATGGACGGTAAACTCCGCGGACGACACGGCGAAAGGGTGGCGGTGGATTAACGCAAGGGGCGGGACGGACACCCTCGCCTTTGGAGACGGAAACCACAGCGCGGCAAATGCCGGCGCGGCCCGGTTCTACAGAAATTTTGAAAGGGCGGAACTATCGGACGGGGATGGCGCATGGTCTGCCGGCGCGGAGGATGACGAACTTGAGATTATAGACGCGCTCGGCGGAACGGACACCCTCTCTCTGGGAGACGGCGGCCACAATGCGGCAAACATCGGCGCGGAGGGGAAATACAGAAACTTTGAAAGGGCGGAGTTGTCGGACGGAGACAACTCATGGGAGTTCACGGACGGAGACGCGGGCCTTGCGGAGATAGACGCGCTCGGCGGAACGGACACGCTGACCTTCGGCACGGGACACCACAACAGCGGAAGATACAGAAACTTTGAGTTTGCAAACCTTTCCGCCGGGGATGACATCTGGTCTGTTACCGCAGGAGACGCCCAGTTTGACAGTGTGAATGCGGGCGGCGGAACGGACACGCTGGAAGACCTGCTTTCCGACAGCGAAAGGGACGGGATTTTCAACGCCTCGGACTCATCTTTCTCGCCCGGCGACATCGGGTCGGGCGATTACGCCAACTATGCGAGGTTTAATCAAGTCGCGGTCGGAACCGGAAGCGGCAATGAGGTCTGGACGGTTAACCCGCCGGTTGACACGGCGAAAAACTGGCAATGGGTAAGCGGAAGGGACGGGGTTGACACGCTCGCCTTTGGAGACGGCGACCACAGCGCGGCGAATGTCGGCGCGGGGGAATTCTACAGAAACTTTGAGCGCGCCACGCTTTCAGACGGCGACAACATCTGGTCTGTCACCGGAGGCGAAGGCGGGCTTGAAACAATAGACGCGCTCGGAGGGACGGACACACTTGCTTTCGGCGCGGGCAACCATGACGGAAGCGCGCTTGCGCGATACTCAAACTTTGAGCGCGCCACGCTTTCAGACGGGAACGACAGGTGGGCGGCCGGGGCGAACGACTCCGACCTGATGCTTATAGACGCGATGGGCGGAGACGATGTGCTCGCCTTCGGCACGGGACATCACAACAGCGTGGGGTATGCGAATTTTGAACGCGCCGCCCTCTCGGACGGGGATGACGCATGGTCTGTGACTGAGGGGGATGACGCATTTGTCCGCATAGAAGCGCTCGGAGGGACGGACACGCTGGAAGACTTTATAGCGGACGGCGGGGATGACGGAATCTTCAACGCTTCGGACTCGGACTTCTCCGCTAATCAAGTCTTCAGTGGCAACTACGCAAAATACAGGAATTTTGAGCGGGTTGCGATTGGAACAACAAACGGGGCTGACTCATGGACGGCGAATGCCGCGGATGACACAGGGAAAGGATGGCAGTGGGTAAACGCCAGAGAGGGAAAGGACACGCTTTTGCTGGGAAGCGGAAACCACAGCTCTCTGGCAATCGGCGCGAACAGGTTTTACAGAAACTTTGAGAGAGCCGAGCTGTCCGCGGGGAACAACACGTGGTTTGCCGGAGCGGGCGACGCCGGACTTGAAGAAATAGACGCGCTTGACGGGACGGACCTTCTCAGCTTCGGAGCCGGAAGCCACAGCGCAGCGGAAATAGGCATGAGCAGAAAATACCAGAACTTTGAGCGCGCCGAACTGTCCGCCGGAAACAATGTGTGGTCTGTTACTGCGGGCGAAGGCTCAAGCGGGCTTGAGTGGATAGACGCGCTTGGCGGGACGGACACCATTGTCTTTGGAAACGGAAGCCATGACGCGCAAGACATCGGCAACAACTTGTTTTACAGAAACTTTGAGCGCGCCGAACTGTCCGCCGGAAACAACTCATGGACGGTCGGCGGGGAAGATGACGGACTGGTCTCAATAGACGCGCTCGGCGGCGCGGACACCCTTGAATTCGGGGACGGAAACCACGAGATGACGGCGAAATACGCCGGGTTTGAGTTTGCAAATCTCTCCGCCGGGGAAAACATCTGGACGGTTACGGGGTTGGACGGGAGGCTTGAGTATGTGAATGCCATGGCGGGAACAGACACGCTTGCATTTGGAAACGGCGACCACAGCGCGGCGAATGTCGGCGCGGACGGGAAATACAGGCAGTTTGAGCGGGCGGAGTTGTCCGCCGGAAACAATGTGTGGACAGTTACGGGACGGGACACCGGCCTTGCGGAAATAGACGCGCTCGGCGGAACGGACACGCTGGAAGACCTGATTGCCGATGCCGGAGGGGACGGCATTTTCAACGCCTCGGACTCAGTCTTCTCCTCAAGCGACCCCGGAACGGGCGCTTACACGCGATACCAGAACTTTAACCAAGTGGCGGTCGGAACGGGAAGCGGCAATGAAGTCTGGACGGTTGACCGGTCGGCAGACGCGGCGAAAGACTGGCAATGGGTAAGCGGAAGGAACGGGGTTGACACGCTCGCCTTTGGAGACGGCGACCACAGCGCGGCGGATGTCGGCGCGGGCGAATTCTACAGAAACTTTGAGCGGGCGACCCTTTCAGGCGGCGACAACATCTGGTCTGTTACCGTAGGCGAAGGCGGGCTTGAAACAATAGACGCGCTCGGAGGGACGGACACCCTTGCTTTCGGCGCGGGCAACCATGACGGAAGCGCGCTTGCGCGATACTCAAACTTTGAGCGCGCCACCCTTTCAGGCGGGGACGACAGTTGGGCGGCCGGGGCGAATGACTCCGACCTCACCTACATAGACGCGCTCGGAGGAGAGGACGCCCTCATACTGGGAAGCGGAGACCACGATGCGGCAAATATCGGCACGGGCAAAAGATACAGAAACTTTCAGAGGGCCGAACTGTCCGCCGGAGACAATGTGTGGTCTGCCACCGCCGGTGAAGGCGGGCTTATGTGGATAGACGCGCTCAACGGAGCTGACACCATCGTCTTTGAAAACGGAAACCATGACGCGCGGAACATCGGCAACGACCGGCTTTACAGAAACTTTGAGCGCGTCCGCCTTTCGGGCGCGGAAAACGGCGACTGGTGGACGGTTACCGCCAGAGACAGCGGGATTGAACACGTGGACGCCATGGGCGGAAACCGGGACACCATCGTATTGGGCGGCAACACCGATAACTACGGGCAGGTGCACATACGGGGCAAATACGCGCACTTTGAAAGAGTCCGCCTCTCGGACACGGCAAACGTCTGGACGGTTCGGGGAACGGATGAAAACCTTGAATACATAGACGCGCTCGGCGGCACAGACACCCTTGAGTTCACACAGGGCCGGGGCACCGCCTCGGACACGGGAGATAATGCGCGCTACAGGGGGTTTGAAAACGCCCGGCTTTCGGGTTTTGACGACTCATGGGAAAGGACGGACGGAGACATCGACCTTACGGAAATAGACGCGCTGGGCGGAACCGACTTTCTGGAAGACCAGCTGCCGGACACGGGGGACGGCATTTTCAACGCCTCGGACTCGGACTTCTCCGAAAGCGACCTCGGAGGGGGCGATTACGCAAAATACCAAAACTTTGAGCGGGTGGCGGTCGGAACGACAAACGGAGATGACCTGTGGACGGCGTCAAACGATGACTTCGGCAAAGACTGGGCATGGATAAACGCGAGGGAGGGATATGACACGCTCTCGCTGGGAGACGGCAACCATGACGCCTCAAACATCGGCGCGCGCAGGTTTTACAGAAACTTTGAGCGCGCGGGGCTCTCAACGGAAAGCAACACGTGGACCATCACCGAGAACGATTCGGGCATTGACGAGATTGACGCGCTCGGCGGGTTTGACACCCTTGAGTTCGGAAACGGCAGTCACGACGGGTCGGTGCTTGAGAGATACAGAAACTTTGAGAGGGCGCGCCTCTCCGCAATAGAAGACGTTTGGACTGTCAGCGCGGCTGATTCCGGCCTCTCCTACATAGACGCGCTTGCCGGAACGGATGTGTTGAGGTTTGAGCAACTCAATCCGGCGGGAAGGGTTCTCGGCGGAAACCACAGCGCGGTGAACATCGGCGCGGAAGCCAGATACAGAAACTTTGAGCGCGTGCAACTGGGGGGCGGACAGGATTCGTGGACAATCACGGAGAGAGACAGCAATGTTGACTTTGTGGATGCGCGCGGCGGGCCCGACACGCTTATATTCGGCGATGGAAACCACAGCGCGGCAAATGTCGGCGCGAACATGTTCTACAGAAACTTTGAGGTCGCCGCGCTTTCGGTGGGAAACAACGAATGGACGGCCAACGCCGCGGACGAAAGGGGGCTTGTAGCCATAGACGCGCTGGACGCCGGGGACGGCTCGGACTCGGACACGCTCCTGCTGGGAGACGGCAACCACAGCGCGGCAAACATCGGCGCGAATGCCCTTTACAGAAACTTTGAGCGCGTGGAGATGTCTGCGGGAAACAATGCGTGGTTTGTCAGCGGGGGAGACACGGAACTGCTCTCAATTAACGCGCTCGGAGGAGTGGACACACTGGAAGACCTGCTTGCCGACGCCGGAGGAGACGGCATTTTCAACGCCTCGGACTCATCGTTCTCGCCCGGCGACATCGGGTCGGGCGATTACGCCAACTATGCGAATTTTGAGCAAGTCGCGGTCGGAACCGGAAACGGGGACGACACATGGACGGTGAACTCGGCGGCGGACATGAACGCAATGAACGGGTGGCGGTGGATAAACGCAAGGGGGGGAACGGACACCCTTTCCTTTGGAAACGGGAATCACAGCGCGGCGAATGTCGGCGCGGAAAGGTTTTACAGAAACTTTGAACGCGCCTCCCTTTCGGACACGGACAACAGGTGGGAAGTTGCGGGCGGCGAAGACGGCCTGATTGAAATAAACGGGCGTGCCGGGGAGGACGCCATTGTTTTCGGAGACGGCGACCACGGCGGAAACGCGCTTGCGCGATACACAAATTTTGAGAACGCCCTTCTTTCAGGCGGGGTGAACACATGGGAGGTTGCCGGTGATGAGGGCGACCATGTGGATTATGTGGACGGGCTCGGCGGGACGGACACGATGCTGTTTGATGTGGGCGCAAATTCGTTCATGTCCTTTAACGGGGAAAATGTGGGCGACACGGAACTTTACAGAAACTTTGAATCCCTGCGCAAAACCGGAGAGGGAACTCTGTTTGTTCAGCGTCCCTTGAACCTTGAAAGCGGCGGAGACGTGCGGATTGACGAAGGGGCGGTCGCCTTCAGCATAAACATTGAAACGGCAAGCGGCATGGAGACCGGCGCCAACTCCGGCGCGATAACGGCGGACGCAATTCACGCCGGCCCCAACGCCGCCATTGCGGTGGGAGACTTTGACGTGGTCAGATTCTCGCACATTAACGACTCCGCCATCACCCTGTTCACGGGCGACACCGCAAACACGGAGAGCGCCAACTTCTCAGACCCCGGCCTGTTTACGGACATTGTCGTCCGCCCGGACAATATCCTCCTCGCGCTGGACTCCGAGGAGGGGGCGCGCGAAGAGATAGAGGAAAGATTTGAAAATGACAACTCGCGCGAACTTCTCGTGGCGGTGCACCGCGCGCTCCGGAACAGGCGCGTGGAGACCGGTTCGGATGTGGGGGGCGTGGTGAGCCAGCTGGACGGCCGCACGGTTCTTGAGGGGGCCGTCCGCTCTCTTGTTCCGAGCGAGCACGCGGGGGTCAACTACGAAATAATTGACTTGCAGAGGGTTTTGTTTGATTCCATAGAGGAAAAGGCGGTGGAAGCCGTCCGGCTTATGCCGTGGGATGAGCGCTCGGAGAATGACACACACCGCGTTTTTGCGTCCGGGTTTGAGAAAACCTCTTCGGGCGGCCTCTACAAAACGGGTTCGCGCGGATACTCGGCGGGGGTTTACAGAGCCCTGTTTGACTCAAAAATGGGAGTGGGAATTTCAGGCGCCGCCACCTTCCTTGAAACCAGACGCGAGCGCGTGACCGAAAAAACCAGCGGCTTCCACGGAGCCCTTTATTCCAACTACGAATCGGGCGGGCTGTCTCTGAGGGCGGTGCTTGCGGCGGGAACGCACGAATACGATTCCGAAAGGAGTTCGGCTCTGCTGTCCCTCGGTGAAACCATCACGGGAAAAACCGACATACTGGTTTACGGCGGGCGCGTGTCCGCGGGGCTTGAGATCCTGCGCAACCTGCCCGTGAGGATAAAGCCCGACATCTCCTTCACCCTGTCGCAGGTCAGCGCGGACGGTTATTCCGAAAACGGCGGGATGAATATCTCGTTCGGGCGGTCAACCATGACTTCCGCCGAAGCGGGCGCAAGAATAAACGCCGCTTTCAACCCTCTCAAGGCGGGGCTCAGGACAATCGTCCAGCCGGAGATAGAGGCGGGCGTTTACTACGACTTTGCGGCGGCGGATGAAGAGAATGTGGCCGCCTCCATGCTTGGGGCGGATTACACGGTGCTGCGTCCGCAGACGGCGGATGACATACGTTATTTTGTCGGCGGAAAACTGATTCTGTCGGACCACAGAAATCTTGCCTTCAGGGTGGGTTACAGGGTTGACTTCTGGAACGGCATGCGCTCCTACATAGGTTCCGGGCAGTTCCATATCCGTTTTTGA
- a CDS encoding type II secretion system protein gives MKSDEKGFTLLEALFAMLIASVGIAAALEINSLTLQNRARAEEFSLAQNEIESLMETDRGRLRSLIKSGAANAVETLFRHTRASRLSCSNLSGTECRDFGEKSGRVCRAPEAASGVVKIKYITCAGKHSFRSEQFIYVP, from the coding sequence ATGAAGTCTGACGAAAAAGGATTTACTCTTCTGGAGGCGCTTTTCGCAATGCTTATCGCCTCGGTGGGGATAGCCGCCGCGCTTGAAATTAACTCGCTCACCCTTCAAAACCGCGCCCGCGCCGAAGAGTTTTCACTCGCGCAAAATGAAATTGAGTCGCTGATGGAGACCGACCGGGGGCGGCTCAGGTCTCTTATAAAATCCGGCGCGGCAAACGCGGTTGAAACATTGTTCAGGCACACGCGGGCGTCCCGGCTTTCGTGCTCAAATCTTTCGGGAACGGAATGCCGGGATTTCGGGGAAAAATCCGGCAGGGTTTGCCGCGCTCCCGAAGCCGCAAGCGGCGTGGTAAAAATAAAATACATAACATGCGCCGGAAAACACTCTTTCAGGAGCGAGCAGTTTATCTATGTTCCGTAG
- the metG gene encoding methionine--tRNA ligase, whose translation MKKHYITTPIYYVNDLPHIGHAYTTVAADALARWRRLCGDDVFFLTGTDEHGRKIEQAAARAGRTPLELADEVVERFHSLWGLLRIENDDFIRTTEERHKRCAQKLFSAAFENGDIYPGEYEGWYDVREESFITATRLDEINKLPPEKRPVLEKIKEECFFFRLSAYRDRLLEHYETNPGFVMPKERMNEVRSFVESGLKDLSISRTTFSWGIAVPGHPRHVMYVWFDALSNYLTAAGYESDPERFAKTWPASLHLVGKDILRFHAVYWPAFLMSAGLAPPERVFAHGWWTVEGEKMSKSLGNVVSPPEIADEFGVDAFRYFLMREIPFGSDGDFSRKALAARINSDLANGLGNFASRALGMVERYFDGAIPEPGEALAEDAPLRRQAGEMTRDFSAAMDGVAPGKALASLWKLIGEADRFVEETKPWEMHKKGEKEKLSRVLWTLCEILRIVALHSHPFMPAAAGRLWEKLGFENTIGRSGGKETSFEWGALGSGARVKKGDNLFSRVNEV comes from the coding sequence ATGAAGAAACATTACATCACCACCCCCATTTACTATGTGAACGACCTGCCTCACATCGGGCACGCCTACACAACCGTGGCGGCGGACGCGCTCGCGCGCTGGCGGCGGCTGTGCGGAGACGATGTTTTTTTCCTGACCGGAACGGACGAACACGGCAGAAAGATAGAACAGGCCGCCGCGCGCGCGGGGCGGACGCCGCTGGAACTCGCCGATGAGGTCGTGGAGAGGTTTCACTCTCTCTGGGGCCTGCTGCGCATAGAAAACGATGACTTTATCCGCACCACCGAGGAAAGGCACAAGCGATGCGCCCAAAAACTTTTCAGCGCCGCCTTTGAAAACGGCGACATATATCCGGGAGAGTATGAGGGCTGGTATGACGTGCGCGAGGAGAGTTTTATCACGGCGACCCGGCTTGACGAGATAAACAAACTGCCGCCCGAAAAACGCCCCGTTCTTGAAAAAATCAAAGAGGAATGCTTTTTCTTCCGCCTTTCCGCCTACCGGGACAGGCTGCTTGAACACTACGAAACAAATCCCGGCTTTGTCATGCCGAAAGAGAGGATGAACGAGGTGCGGAGTTTTGTTGAGTCCGGTCTGAAGGACTTGAGCATAAGCCGCACCACCTTCTCGTGGGGAATTGCCGTTCCCGGACACCCCCGCCACGTTATGTACGTGTGGTTTGACGCGCTTTCCAACTACCTGACCGCGGCGGGATACGAATCCGACCCCGAAAGATTTGCGAAAACATGGCCCGCCAGCCTGCATCTGGTCGGCAAAGACATATTGAGATTTCACGCCGTTTACTGGCCCGCCTTTCTGATGTCCGCCGGGCTTGCCCCGCCGGAAAGGGTTTTCGCCCACGGATGGTGGACGGTTGAGGGGGAGAAAATGTCCAAATCCCTCGGCAATGTCGTAAGCCCCCCGGAGATTGCGGACGAGTTCGGCGTTGACGCCTTCAGGTATTTTCTGATGAGGGAAATCCCCTTCGGAAGCGACGGGGATTTCTCCCGGAAGGCGCTCGCGGCGCGCATCAATTCCGACCTGGCAAACGGTCTGGGGAATTTTGCAAGCCGCGCCCTTGGAATGGTTGAGCGGTATTTTGACGGCGCGATTCCGGAGCCGGGGGAGGCGCTTGCGGAAGACGCCCCGCTGCGGCGGCAGGCCGGGGAGATGACACGGGACTTTTCCGCCGCGATGGACGGCGTGGCTCCCGGCAAAGCCCTTGCCTCCCTGTGGAAACTGATAGGCGAGGCGGACAGATTTGTTGAAGAGACAAAACCGTGGGAGATGCACAAAAAAGGGGAAAAAGAAAAACTGTCGCGGGTTTTGTGGACGCTTTGCGAAATACTGAGAATTGTCGCCCTTCACTCCCACCCTTTTATGCCCGCCGCCGCCGGACGGCTCTGGGAAAAACTGGGGTTTGAAAATACCATCGGGCGGTCCGGCGGGAAAGAAACCTCCTTTGAGTGGGGCGCGCTCGGAAGCGGGGCGCGGGTCAAAAAAGGGGACAATTTATTTTCCAGGGTAAATGAAGTCTGA